A single genomic interval of Terriglobus albidus harbors:
- a CDS encoding PLP-dependent transferase, whose product MCALPKLRPTRRDLLKQTGALSALAAVSPLAAAGSAEAQVAHSAPSHAVTFQPGTLQDNVFTKLGVRPIINAHGTFTIITGSRSLPEVKQAMFEASHYYVHLDELMPKVGAEIAKLVGAEHAVVTTGCEAAIALATVACSCGTDPELSQAFPYKRKKSQVIIPKHSRNPYDFGVRMTGAEIVEVDSAEELQAKLTDQVAMIYILSGPAAEKGPLSIPSICAMAKAKNVPVFVDAAAEEPLVPNIHLQHGATLVGYSGGKCMRGPQAAGMMIGQADLIKAAWFQASPHHNYGRAYKVGKEEIMGLLAAVRQWYKRDHDAEQKAWKSWLDQIADKIKGLPSVRVEYLDPEDLSNRSPRLRVHWDANQVKITGTELFKRLDEGTPRIMLDGGTGVRPDKMESSFTIMPYMLEAWEIPIIADAIHEAMTKPGHYENPVVPTGAAKVDGKWAVSLKYTRGTAEQTFELQQSGSDLKGKQVGAIYQADLKGSIHGNDLKLFARMPVSGHEVTWDFVGTVQGNTASGTVALGEYGMAEWKAVRA is encoded by the coding sequence ATGTGTGCGCTGCCGAAACTGCGTCCTACGCGACGCGATCTACTCAAGCAGACCGGAGCTCTTTCAGCCCTTGCCGCGGTATCGCCGCTGGCTGCCGCTGGAAGCGCCGAGGCTCAGGTAGCGCACTCCGCTCCTTCTCACGCTGTCACTTTCCAGCCCGGAACCCTGCAGGACAATGTCTTTACGAAATTGGGTGTGCGCCCCATCATCAACGCGCATGGCACCTTCACCATCATCACCGGCTCACGCTCGTTGCCCGAAGTGAAGCAGGCCATGTTTGAGGCCTCGCACTACTACGTGCATCTGGATGAGCTGATGCCGAAGGTCGGCGCTGAGATCGCGAAGCTGGTCGGCGCGGAGCATGCGGTGGTGACCACGGGCTGTGAAGCGGCGATTGCGCTGGCTACTGTGGCATGCTCCTGCGGGACCGATCCGGAGCTCTCGCAGGCCTTCCCGTACAAGCGCAAGAAGAGCCAGGTCATCATTCCCAAGCACTCCCGCAATCCATACGACTTCGGCGTCCGCATGACCGGCGCGGAGATTGTGGAAGTGGACTCGGCAGAGGAACTGCAGGCAAAGCTCACCGATCAGGTTGCGATGATCTACATTCTCTCGGGCCCGGCAGCGGAGAAGGGACCTCTTTCGATTCCTTCCATCTGCGCGATGGCGAAGGCGAAGAACGTTCCCGTCTTTGTCGATGCCGCGGCGGAAGAGCCGCTGGTTCCCAATATCCACCTGCAGCATGGCGCGACGCTGGTTGGCTACTCCGGCGGCAAGTGCATGCGCGGGCCGCAGGCTGCCGGCATGATGATTGGCCAGGCTGACTTGATTAAGGCTGCGTGGTTCCAGGCTTCGCCGCACCACAACTATGGCCGCGCCTACAAGGTTGGCAAGGAAGAGATCATGGGCCTGCTGGCCGCGGTGCGCCAGTGGTACAAGCGTGACCACGATGCCGAGCAGAAGGCGTGGAAGAGCTGGCTCGATCAGATCGCGGACAAGATCAAGGGGCTTCCGTCGGTCCGCGTTGAGTATCTTGATCCGGAAGATCTTTCCAACCGTTCGCCTCGCCTGCGGGTTCACTGGGACGCGAACCAGGTGAAGATTACCGGTACCGAACTGTTCAAGCGTCTTGACGAAGGGACGCCGCGCATCATGCTGGACGGCGGCACTGGCGTCCGTCCGGACAAGATGGAGAGCTCGTTCACCATCATGCCGTACATGCTGGAAGCCTGGGAGATTCCGATCATCGCTGATGCCATCCATGAAGCGATGACCAAGCCTGGTCACTATGAGAACCCGGTGGTCCCCACCGGAGCAGCGAAGGTTGACGGGAAGTGGGCTGTTTCGCTGAAGTACACCCGCGGAACCGCGGAGCAGACGTTTGAGCTGCAGCAGAGTGGGAGCGATCTCAAGGGCAAGCAGGTTGGCGCGATCTATCAGGCTGATCTGAAGGGCAGCATTCACGGCAACGATCTGAAGCTCTTTGCCCGCATGCCTGTGAGTGGCCATGAGGTGACCTGGGATTTCGTCGGAACGGTGCAGGGAAATACCGCTTCAGGAACGGTGGCCCTCGGTGAGTACGGTATGGCGGAGTGGAAGGCTGTGCGCGCTTAG
- a CDS encoding DUF4259 domain-containing protein, producing MGAWGFGIFENDTACDFAAAVSDGGGMPLLEQALDRVLACGDNYLEAPEAEECLAAAEIIARMTGSSWHETTSTTSVEIRGAHISVSGDFTDKAKRAIARVLSEPSEIVELWTESDDFDGWKQSVEELLARL from the coding sequence ATGGGCGCTTGGGGATTCGGAATTTTCGAGAATGATACCGCTTGCGACTTTGCAGCGGCTGTATCGGATGGCGGGGGCATGCCGCTCTTGGAACAGGCCTTGGATCGAGTATTGGCTTGCGGGGATAATTATCTTGAAGCACCGGAAGCAGAGGAGTGCCTCGCAGCTGCCGAGATCATCGCGAGAATGACGGGAAGCTCCTGGCACGAGACGACCTCCACTACGTCGGTCGAGATCAGAGGCGCTCACATTTCAGTCTCTGGAGATTTTACTGATAAGGCTAAGCGGGCGATCGCTCGAGTTCTCTCTGAGCCCTCTGAGATCGTAGAACTTTGGACGGAATCTGATGATTTCGATGGCTGGAAGCAGAGCGTCGAAGAGCTTTTAGCTCGCCTCTAA
- a CDS encoding alpha-L-fucosidase, with amino-acid sequence MYRFSLRQMALGLTLLLPATTWPQNFTEIKPTPQQTAWQDLEFGVILHFSTNTFLDREWGDGTASPSTFNPTSLDTHQWMKAIKASGAKYVVLVAKHHDGFCLWPTGQTDYSIKASPWKDGKGDLVREAAQAARAEGLRFGVYLSPWDRHEPKYKDNAAYDAYYRAELEELASHYGDLVEFWLDGAGSGGHVYDFKKIIETLRTYQPNTIVFADTGLFEYGDARWAGDESGKVEYENWNVVDRHGYLRWRPIEVDTPLRKLHWFWHPNDEASLKSVDDLMDSYEYSIGKGGQWMLGVAPDNRGLLPDSDVARLKELGEAIQKHYGAEKNLAANAVIPDTETHKALDNDTDTFWSAPAGSHSATLEVRLAKPTSVDRALTMEWLTDGQMVQTYRIEAWINGAWKPVMTGHAIGHKKIDRFPAITASRFRLNLLSTAGTARIREFQLFATEN; translated from the coding sequence TTGTACCGATTCTCGCTTCGCCAGATGGCCCTTGGCCTGACGCTCCTTCTGCCCGCGACCACCTGGCCCCAGAACTTCACCGAGATCAAACCCACGCCGCAACAAACAGCATGGCAAGACCTCGAGTTCGGCGTCATTCTTCACTTCAGCACCAACACGTTTCTCGATCGCGAATGGGGTGACGGCACCGCATCGCCTTCCACCTTCAACCCGACATCGCTCGATACACACCAATGGATGAAGGCGATCAAAGCCTCCGGCGCGAAGTACGTCGTTCTCGTAGCCAAGCATCACGATGGCTTCTGCCTGTGGCCGACGGGACAGACGGACTACAGCATCAAGGCAAGCCCATGGAAAGACGGCAAGGGAGATCTCGTCCGTGAAGCCGCACAGGCCGCACGCGCCGAGGGTCTCCGCTTCGGCGTCTATCTCTCTCCCTGGGATCGCCACGAGCCGAAGTACAAAGACAACGCAGCGTACGACGCCTACTACCGCGCGGAGTTGGAAGAACTAGCCTCGCACTACGGCGACCTGGTGGAATTCTGGCTCGACGGAGCCGGCAGCGGCGGACACGTCTACGACTTCAAGAAGATCATTGAAACGCTGCGCACCTACCAGCCGAACACCATCGTCTTTGCTGACACCGGCCTCTTCGAGTATGGCGATGCGCGTTGGGCGGGCGACGAGAGCGGAAAGGTCGAGTACGAAAACTGGAATGTCGTCGACCGCCATGGATATCTGCGCTGGCGTCCGATTGAAGTCGACACGCCTCTCCGCAAGCTGCACTGGTTCTGGCATCCGAACGACGAAGCTTCGCTGAAGTCCGTCGACGATCTGATGGACAGCTACGAGTACTCCATCGGCAAAGGAGGCCAGTGGATGCTGGGTGTAGCCCCAGACAATCGTGGCCTTCTACCAGACAGCGACGTTGCCCGCTTGAAAGAACTCGGCGAAGCCATCCAGAAGCACTACGGTGCGGAGAAGAATCTGGCGGCAAACGCCGTTATCCCTGATACCGAGACGCACAAGGCTCTCGACAACGACACCGATACCTTCTGGAGCGCTCCCGCGGGCTCACACAGCGCAACCCTCGAAGTCCGGCTGGCAAAGCCCACAAGCGTTGACCGCGCTTTAACAATGGAGTGGCTGACCGACGGCCAGATGGTGCAGACCTACCGCATCGAAGCCTGGATTAACGGCGCCTGGAAACCGGTAATGACAGGACACGCAATCGGTCATAAGAAGATCGATCGCTTCCCAGCCATCACCGCAAGCCGCTTCCGCCTGAACCTGCTCTCCACCGCCGGCACCGCCCGCATCCGCGAGTTCCAACTCTTCGCCACAGAGAATTAG
- a CDS encoding beta-propeller fold lactonase family protein, with protein MMMREYKPTRRAVLQGIAGAAICAAPMTRAFAAIGDGITFELDREGGWIHSVVRGQRRHSEKADLPSAMVYSSDHQILHVTHGYTSYLGLPAGAISSYRVEPSGRLQRLTTQGLSLTAMSPHHIAVSPDGRSLAVAAAGGRVLNMLSVTEENAAGEVIAVHRKLRGSIPQEFFFDRDGALCVDSHRYAMLEGRLARIGG; from the coding sequence ATGATGATGCGAGAGTACAAACCAACACGTCGCGCTGTACTGCAGGGAATCGCGGGGGCTGCCATCTGTGCCGCTCCCATGACACGAGCTTTCGCCGCGATCGGTGACGGCATCACCTTCGAACTCGATCGCGAAGGCGGCTGGATTCATAGCGTCGTCCGCGGACAACGGAGACACAGCGAAAAGGCTGACCTGCCCTCCGCCATGGTCTACTCCAGTGACCATCAGATACTGCACGTCACGCACGGATACACGAGCTATCTCGGTCTGCCCGCGGGAGCTATCTCCAGTTATCGTGTAGAACCGAGTGGCCGTCTGCAGCGCCTGACGACGCAGGGTCTCTCGCTTACCGCAATGTCTCCGCATCACATCGCCGTCTCTCCCGACGGCCGCTCACTTGCCGTTGCCGCCGCCGGAGGACGGGTGCTGAACATGCTCTCCGTCACTGAAGAGAACGCCGCCGGTGAGGTGATCGCCGTACATCGCAAGCTACGCGGAAGCATCCCACAGGAGTTTTTCTTCGATCGGGATGGCGCGCTGTGCGTCGATAGCCATCGATATGCGATGCTCGAAGGAAGACTTGCACGCATTGGAGGCTGA